CGATTATGAAACCCTGCGCCCCAGAAATTGCTGGCGAAGTCATGCGCATCTGTTATTCGGAAACTGGGTTGGCCAGATATACAAGACCGTTTTTAATACGCTTCGTTGAGATTTTTTGATGATCAAGGTTCTATTTTGAAGAAATTGAATTTGCGTGGAAAGTTTATTAGGGATATGAGTGATGAGTCTTAGATTCGACGCATTGAAACAAGCGGTTGCTTCTGGTGTTATTGATACTGTGCTCGTCTGCATGGTTGACATGCAAGGGCGTCTTATAGGGAAGCGATTTCACGGCGACTTTTTTGTTAAAAGCGGCTATCTGGAAACGCACGCCTGCAATTACTTGCTGGCAAACGATATGGAGATGGAACCGGTCGCCGGCTACGCCAGCGCCAGCTGGGCAGAAGGGTATGGCGATTTCGTGCTCAAGCCTGATCTTTCGACGTTACGGCGACTTCCATGGCTGGAAGGGACTGCATTGGTAATTTGCGATGTTCTGGATCAGAGCGGCCAGCCGGTTGCGCATTCGCCGAGGCAGATCCTGCAGAAACAGCTTAGCCGCCTGACGGAGAGGGGAATGAGTGCCTGTTTCGCGTCGGAGCTTGAGTTCTATCTGTTCAATGAGACCTACGAGGAAACGTCGGTAAAGAAATACCGCGACCTGACGACATGTGGAACATACAGTCATGATTACCATATCTTGTCGACGACGCGCCAAGAATCTGTCATGCGTCCAATAAGGAATGGATTGCATGAAGCAGGAATTGCAATCGAATGCTCAAAAGGAGAATGGGGTGCTGGTCAAGGAGAAATTAACGTACATTATGCCGATCCTTTGATGATGGCAGATCAACATACGATGATCAAGCATGGCAGCAAGGAGATTGCTTCACAGCAAAAGAAAGCGATTACGTATATGGCGAAGTGGAACTACGGGCTTCCGGGATCGTCGTGCCATATTCACTCTTCCCTATGGACACTGGATGGAACCCCGCTTTTTTTGGAGAAGAGTTCGCCTTATGGCATGTCGAATCTTATGCGTTCCTATCTCGCGGGACTTTTGAGGTATTCAAGAGACATT
This is a stretch of genomic DNA from Paraburkholderia phymatum STM815. It encodes these proteins:
- a CDS encoding glutamine synthetase family protein, which gives rise to MSLRFDALKQAVASGVIDTVLVCMVDMQGRLIGKRFHGDFFVKSGYLETHACNYLLANDMEMEPVAGYASASWAEGYGDFVLKPDLSTLRRLPWLEGTALVICDVLDQSGQPVAHSPRQILQKQLSRLTERGMSACFASELEFYLFNETYEETSVKKYRDLTTCGTYSHDYHILSTTRQESVMRPIRNGLHEAGIAIECSKGEWGAGQGEINVHYADPLMMADQHTMIKHGSKEIASQQKKAITYMAKWNYGLPGSSCHIHSSLWTLDGTPLFLEKSSPYGMSNLMRSYLAGLLRYSRDITLFLAPYVNSYKRFQKGSFAPTRTVWSLDNRTAGFRVCGEGSHAVRVECRIGGADLNPYLAFAGLIAAGLAGIDHKLELPGPLIGDAYLDGELPEIPKTLREAITAASDSTLLREVFGDTVTNHYVHAAQWEQLEYDRRITDWELTRGFERS